A genome region from Nitrospira sp. includes the following:
- a CDS encoding FIST N-terminal domain-containing protein, translating into MILTPPSTLRFASALTRQADAQAAADELIRAIREQLGSSRIDVAFLFISAQHADQADTLSHAIRTALGPETLVGCTGEGVIATGREVEMGPAATLWAAHLPGVIAHPLRLSFSSIHDQFSLRDWPELDYGGESAPLMLLFADPFSTPLQDVLGIIEERYPQARTLGGLAGGGQDLAENRLFLDEEVYSDGLVGVALSGNIAVRSVISQGCRPIGDRFIVTKAEQNIIQELGGIPALHCLQTVFGQLSMDERAQAQRALHIGIAMDEHRAEFTRGDFLIRNLLGADQQTGAIVVGDVIQEGQTVQFQVRDARAADEDLHALLAASRLHESQRPLGALLFSCCGRGKGLFGVPNHDASVLGEQLGAIPLAGFFAQGELGPVGGRNFLHGYTASIAIFSEPGRSTTQRSTR; encoded by the coding sequence GTGATTCTCACACCTCCATCAACACTGCGGTTTGCATCCGCCCTCACCCGCCAGGCGGACGCGCAGGCGGCCGCAGATGAACTGATCCGGGCCATTCGTGAGCAGTTGGGGTCCTCCCGCATTGACGTCGCCTTCCTGTTTATCTCCGCCCAACATGCGGATCAGGCCGATACGCTCTCACACGCAATTCGTACAGCACTCGGCCCAGAAACCCTCGTCGGCTGCACAGGAGAGGGCGTTATTGCCACCGGACGTGAAGTTGAAATGGGACCAGCCGCCACCCTCTGGGCAGCCCATTTGCCCGGAGTCATCGCCCATCCGTTACGGCTGTCATTTTCAAGCATCCACGATCAGTTTTCCCTGCGTGACTGGCCTGAACTAGACTACGGGGGCGAGTCGGCACCCCTCATGCTCCTCTTCGCAGATCCCTTCTCCACCCCACTGCAGGACGTGTTGGGCATCATTGAAGAGCGGTATCCGCAGGCTCGAACACTTGGCGGGCTGGCAGGAGGCGGTCAGGATCTTGCCGAGAATCGACTATTCCTCGATGAGGAGGTGTACAGCGACGGACTCGTCGGTGTCGCGCTCTCCGGGAACATCGCCGTTCGCTCCGTCATTTCGCAAGGCTGTCGGCCGATCGGCGACCGATTCATCGTGACAAAGGCGGAGCAGAACATCATTCAAGAACTCGGTGGAATCCCAGCCTTGCATTGCTTGCAGACCGTCTTCGGGCAACTCTCTATGGATGAACGTGCGCAGGCCCAACGGGCGCTCCATATCGGCATCGCCATGGATGAACACCGCGCGGAATTTACCCGCGGGGATTTTTTGATCCGCAATCTCCTGGGAGCAGACCAACAGACGGGGGCCATCGTCGTCGGCGACGTCATCCAGGAAGGGCAAACCGTTCAATTTCAAGTCCGGGACGCCCGGGCCGCCGACGAGGACCTCCACGCGCTACTCGCCGCGTCCCGTCTCCATGAATCACAACGGCCGCTGGGCGCGCTGCTCTTCAGTTGTTGCGGACGCGGGAAAGGGCTCTTCGGTGTTCCCAACCATGACGCCTCTGTCCTGGGAGAGCAATTGGGCGCCATTCCGTTGGCGGGGTTTTTTGCGCAAGGCGAGCTAGGCCCGGTCGGCGGACGGAATTTTCTCCACGGGTATACGGCAAGCATCGCCATCTTTTCTGAACCGGGTCGATCAACCACACAACGCTCGACTCGTTGA
- a CDS encoding Trm112 family protein, with protein MRATVSDALGKKANVDKDLLAILCCPETKQAVTLADDQLIQKVNGAIERGTLKNKAQKPVTEKLDGGLIRSDNKILYPVREDIPVMLIDEGIPLEQVS; from the coding sequence GTGAGAGCTACTGTGAGCGATGCGCTAGGGAAAAAGGCGAATGTAGATAAGGACCTGTTGGCCATTTTGTGTTGCCCGGAAACGAAACAAGCCGTGACGCTTGCCGACGATCAGTTGATTCAAAAGGTGAATGGCGCGATTGAGCGTGGGACGCTGAAGAACAAGGCGCAAAAGCCCGTCACCGAAAAACTGGATGGAGGATTAATCCGGTCCGACAATAAAATTCTCTATCCCGTACGAGAAGACATTCCCGTCATGCTGATCGACGAAGGCATTCCTCTGGAGCAGGTTTCCTAA
- a CDS encoding DUF502 domain-containing protein has protein sequence MTSSHRLGRIFLTGLLVLLPAWTTFLILAALFETLDSFLLDLIGRQIQPYAPGLGLLLLVGMVLTIGAIATQVIGQRMVRWTETVLERIPLIRSIYLTLKGMTDLLNYRARFGQSTVVAFPFPRDGLWALGFVMGPPPPALQIAPMVELVMVFVPTAIHPFTGYLAMIPKTQLRPLSLLPEEALKLEFSAGLYRPLPGWLTAPTRNAS, from the coding sequence GTGACTTCTTCTCATCGGCTCGGACGCATCTTCCTCACAGGACTCCTCGTGCTGCTCCCGGCATGGACGACATTTCTCATTTTGGCCGCACTGTTCGAAACACTGGACTCCTTCCTGCTCGATCTCATCGGGCGGCAAATCCAGCCCTACGCCCCAGGCCTCGGCCTCTTGCTGCTCGTTGGAATGGTACTCACTATCGGAGCGATTGCGACACAGGTCATCGGACAACGAATGGTACGGTGGACCGAGACCGTCCTCGAACGGATTCCGTTGATTCGCAGTATTTATCTCACGCTCAAAGGCATGACGGACTTGCTGAACTACCGGGCACGCTTCGGGCAAAGTACCGTCGTGGCCTTCCCCTTCCCCCGCGACGGACTCTGGGCGCTAGGATTCGTCATGGGCCCGCCGCCACCGGCACTTCAGATCGCCCCGATGGTCGAGTTGGTCATGGTCTTCGTCCCTACCGCCATTCATCCCTTCACCGGATACTTGGCGATGATCCCCAAAACACAGCTGCGTCCACTGAGCCTGCTGCCGGAAGAGGCATTGAAGCTGGAGTTTTCCGCAGGATTGTATCGCCCCTTACCAGGTTGGCTCACAGCGCCGACACGCAACGCGTCATGA
- a CDS encoding N-acetyltransferase → MILADHLTVRPATLDDLDTLTAFSAAMAQETEQRTLDETLLRQGTQAVLEQPQHGRFYVADLRQAAPLDTVIVGQLLITYEWSDWRNAQFWWIQSVYVHPAWRRKGVYRSLHDRILTWARSQSGVCGVRLYVEGDNHIAKTVYERVGLTPSGYHVYECDFVLPKTHTTGDQA, encoded by the coding sequence ATGATCCTCGCCGATCACCTCACCGTCCGTCCGGCAACCCTGGATGATCTGGACACACTCACGGCATTCAGCGCCGCCATGGCACAGGAGACTGAACAACGAACGCTCGATGAGACACTCCTGCGACAGGGAACTCAGGCGGTCCTCGAACAGCCTCAGCACGGCCGGTTTTACGTCGCAGACTTGCGGCAAGCTGCTCCGCTCGATACAGTAATCGTGGGACAACTGCTCATCACCTACGAATGGAGCGATTGGCGAAACGCTCAGTTCTGGTGGATCCAAAGCGTATATGTGCACCCCGCATGGCGACGCAAGGGTGTCTACCGATCCCTGCATGACAGGATCCTTACGTGGGCACGATCACAATCCGGGGTGTGCGGTGTCCGGTTGTATGTCGAGGGCGACAACCACATCGCCAAGACCGTGTATGAGCGAGTCGGACTCACACCATCCGGCTACCACGTATATGAATGTGACTTTGTCCTACCCAAGACCCATACCACCGGCGACCAAGCATAA
- a CDS encoding P1 family peptidase, with product MNLSRTSLDAVLSCAVILVAACASPAWSLDGSPDAVTQGRVRARALGLNLGQFQPGPLNAITDVPGVKVGQVTLTQGEGPLQPGQGPVRTGVTVIVPRDDVWRKKVPAGAFVLNGTGEMTGLSWVAESGFLEYPIALTNTLNVPRVANGVISWMLTQYPGIGITDDTLTPVVAECDDGRLNDIQGRHVSETDVMRALNEASSGPVTEGSVGAGTGMISYGFKGGIGTASRRIPDANGGFTIGVLVNANHGRRSELTMGGVPVGQRYDAAGPQASLSLERNSSALPAPREGSSGNAEGSIIIVIATDAPLDSRQLTRLGKRAALGLARTGSTARHGSGDFMLAFSTGNVIPHYPSDPTFSLTHLADTHLNPVITATVEATEEAILNALTAATTVIGRDGFRAEAISIPRLREILSAGNAPSP from the coding sequence ATGAATCTCTCAAGAACGAGCCTCGATGCAGTCCTGTCCTGCGCCGTGATCCTGGTGGCTGCCTGTGCGTCTCCGGCCTGGAGCCTGGACGGATCGCCCGATGCCGTGACCCAGGGCCGAGTCCGTGCGCGCGCCTTGGGGCTGAACCTCGGACAATTTCAACCGGGCCCCCTGAATGCCATCACCGATGTGCCGGGCGTCAAAGTCGGGCAGGTGACGCTGACCCAGGGGGAGGGCCCTCTGCAACCCGGCCAGGGACCGGTCAGAACCGGCGTCACGGTCATCGTGCCGCGCGACGATGTGTGGCGCAAGAAAGTCCCGGCAGGAGCCTTCGTCCTGAACGGCACTGGTGAAATGACGGGACTGTCCTGGGTCGCGGAATCGGGTTTTCTCGAATACCCCATTGCGTTGACTAACACCCTCAACGTGCCCCGAGTGGCCAATGGCGTCATCAGCTGGATGCTCACGCAATATCCCGGCATCGGCATTACCGATGACACCCTGACCCCCGTCGTGGCGGAATGCGACGATGGACGATTAAACGACATTCAGGGTCGCCACGTCTCGGAAACCGATGTCATGCGGGCACTGAATGAGGCGTCATCAGGCCCTGTCACGGAGGGGAGCGTGGGAGCCGGAACCGGCATGATCTCCTATGGATTCAAAGGCGGCATCGGCACGGCCTCGCGGCGAATCCCGGATGCCAATGGAGGATTTACGATCGGGGTCTTGGTGAATGCGAACCATGGCCGCAGGTCCGAACTCACCATGGGCGGGGTGCCGGTTGGGCAACGCTACGACGCCGCAGGCCCGCAAGCGAGCCTGTCGCTGGAGCGAAATTCGAGTGCCCTTCCCGCCCCCCGCGAAGGAAGCAGCGGCAACGCCGAAGGGTCGATCATTATCGTCATTGCCACCGATGCGCCGTTGGATAGCCGACAACTCACCCGCCTCGGAAAACGAGCCGCATTAGGACTCGCCCGCACCGGCTCAACCGCCCGCCACGGGAGCGGGGATTTCATGCTGGCCTTTTCCACCGGCAACGTCATCCCTCATTACCCGTCCGACCCCACCTTTTCACTCACTCATCTGGCCGATACCCACCTCAATCCGGTAATCACCGCCACGGTGGAGGCCACTGAAGAAGCGATTCTGAACGCGCTCACCGCAGCCACCACCGTCATCGGGCGAGACGGGTTTCGGGCAGAAGCCATTTCCATCCCTCGCCTGCGAGAGATCCTCTCCGCCGGTAACGCACCTAGTCCCTAG
- a CDS encoding TIGR00730 family Rossman fold protein: MGAGSSDDSPSQETPGSSASYIPADRDIDFLQRDELRPLRLGLELLKPELIQTEQGIHSTIVVFGSARLLEPARARQALEQASAELAAFPDDRACQQRLAVAERRLALARYYDVAREFGRLVSSTCQIDGQCDYVIVTGGGPGIMEAANRGAADVGAKSMGLNITLPHEQQPNPYITPDLCFQFRYFALRKMHFLLRARALVVFPGGFGTLDELFETLTLLQTGKTRNITIILMGQAFWERLINWQLLIEEGLVSPKDLSLFHFAETAQQAWDLINRNHGGPTTQ; the protein is encoded by the coding sequence ATGGGTGCAGGTTCTTCCGACGACTCACCGAGCCAAGAGACCCCTGGCTCGTCCGCCTCATATATCCCTGCCGATCGCGACATCGACTTTCTCCAGCGCGACGAACTCCGCCCACTGCGCCTCGGGTTGGAGCTCCTCAAACCGGAATTGATACAAACCGAGCAAGGTATTCACTCGACGATTGTGGTGTTCGGTAGTGCAAGACTTCTCGAGCCCGCGCGCGCGCGCCAAGCCCTTGAGCAAGCCTCCGCAGAATTAGCGGCCTTCCCCGACGATCGAGCCTGCCAGCAACGTCTCGCCGTAGCTGAACGGCGTCTTGCGCTCGCGCGGTATTATGATGTCGCTCGGGAGTTCGGTCGGCTGGTGTCCTCAACCTGCCAGATTGATGGGCAGTGCGACTACGTGATCGTCACAGGCGGAGGCCCTGGGATTATGGAGGCGGCCAATCGTGGCGCGGCGGACGTGGGCGCGAAATCGATGGGGCTCAACATCACGCTCCCTCACGAACAGCAACCGAATCCGTACATCACCCCGGACCTCTGTTTTCAGTTCCGCTATTTTGCGCTCCGCAAGATGCATTTTCTCCTCCGCGCCCGAGCCCTGGTCGTCTTTCCTGGCGGGTTCGGCACACTCGACGAACTCTTTGAGACGTTGACCTTGCTCCAGACCGGCAAAACGCGCAACATCACGATCATCTTGATGGGACAAGCGTTTTGGGAGCGGCTCATCAATTGGCAGCTCTTGATCGAAGAGGGGCTCGTCAGCCCCAAGGACCTCTCGCTGTTCCATTTCGCAGAAACGGCGCAGCAAGCCTGGGACCTCATCAACCGGAACCATGGAGGGCCTACCACCCAATGA
- a CDS encoding MBL fold metallo-hydrolase, with amino-acid sequence MKLSFHGAARSVTGSRHLLEMPGSNILMDCGLFQGQRQEADRQNRLLGFDPRSIQAVLLSHAHIDHSGALPVLGKHQFRGAVHMTRATADLAAVMLEDSARLQENDCAYLNRKEKRRGKRCLQPFYESRDARAIIRRFVGARYDDPIKVTPRVTASFHDVGHILGSAAIRLKYTARGNSTTVLFSGDLGRSQMPILRDPTPPPSCDVLIIESTYGDRLHEEAGEALTQKAQQLVAHAKEQKSKIIVPAFALGRTQDLVMRIKRLVAEGRIDPLPIYIDSPLASKVTDVFRKHPECYDEETFRTFTSEGDPFAARYIRYVSSPEESKRLNELKGPCVIIASSGMCEGGRVVHHLKHAIQDEANIIAIVGFQAEHTLGRRLVEGWDIVPIFGVPTPRRAQVVVFNGLSAHADRNDLLAYVRAISPAPQQVFVVHGEEKQALSLGAAIQTEHPNMAVVVPAKDSTYEI; translated from the coding sequence ATGAAACTCTCATTCCATGGGGCCGCACGATCCGTGACGGGAAGCCGGCACCTCCTCGAAATGCCCGGCAGCAACATCCTCATGGATTGCGGACTCTTTCAGGGGCAACGCCAGGAAGCCGATCGCCAAAACCGGTTGCTGGGATTCGACCCGCGCTCGATCCAAGCCGTGCTCTTGTCACATGCCCACATCGACCATTCCGGAGCCCTGCCCGTACTGGGCAAACATCAGTTTCGCGGGGCGGTGCACATGACTCGTGCGACCGCCGATCTTGCTGCCGTGATGCTGGAAGATTCTGCCCGCCTGCAGGAAAACGACTGCGCCTATTTGAATCGGAAGGAAAAGCGGCGCGGGAAGCGCTGCCTCCAACCCTTTTACGAAAGCCGCGATGCCCGCGCCATTATCCGTCGCTTCGTCGGCGCCCGCTATGACGACCCGATTAAGGTGACCCCACGCGTCACCGCGTCCTTCCACGACGTCGGCCATATCCTGGGATCCGCCGCCATTCGCCTCAAATATACCGCGCGCGGCAATAGTACGACGGTGCTCTTTTCGGGCGATCTCGGGCGCTCGCAAATGCCGATCCTCCGTGATCCCACTCCGCCGCCAAGCTGTGATGTGCTGATCATCGAATCCACCTACGGCGACCGCCTGCACGAAGAAGCCGGGGAGGCGTTGACTCAAAAAGCTCAGCAACTGGTCGCCCATGCCAAAGAACAGAAGAGCAAGATCATCGTGCCCGCATTCGCGCTCGGACGCACGCAGGACCTGGTCATGCGGATCAAACGATTGGTGGCTGAGGGGAGAATCGACCCGCTCCCGATTTATATCGACTCGCCTCTGGCGTCGAAGGTCACAGACGTCTTTCGAAAACACCCCGAGTGTTACGACGAAGAAACCTTCCGTACGTTCACGTCAGAAGGAGATCCCTTTGCGGCCCGATATATTCGCTATGTCTCCTCGCCGGAAGAAAGCAAACGATTGAATGAACTGAAGGGTCCCTGTGTGATCATCGCCTCTTCCGGCATGTGCGAAGGAGGGCGTGTCGTGCATCACCTCAAACATGCCATCCAGGACGAAGCCAACATCATCGCCATCGTGGGATTTCAAGCTGAGCATACGCTGGGCCGCAGACTGGTCGAAGGATGGGATATCGTGCCGATCTTCGGGGTTCCGACCCCACGCCGAGCCCAGGTGGTGGTCTTCAACGGGTTGTCGGCCCATGCGGACCGGAACGATCTGCTTGCGTATGTGCGAGCGATCTCCCCCGCCCCCCAACAAGTGTTCGTGGTCCACGGAGAAGAAAAACAAGCTTTGTCGCTGGGCGCGGCCATTCAGACCGAACACCCCAACATGGCTGTTGTCGTTCCGGCCAAAGACAGCACCTACGAGATCTAG